A genome region from Leishmania mexicana MHOM/GT/2001/U1103 complete genome, chromosome 28 includes the following:
- a CDS encoding putative leucine-rich repeat protein, producing the protein MLTPIHGVMDLSFAPGKDQELSDLPFERSMLQELAPEEVRELNVTHAQVLSLTSAPGALINDVLRYVTVLHAAHNHVSSLHGIEAFTSLEVLDLSHNYLRVVDAHGASLLRTLKQLRTVDFSYNSMSLLDLNVSVGAPSSRLSGVSAGATPAFSTSIPGGGNGRLSFAADSSDGFLSLTAINLSHNAFLDLPDLRSAPYLQVLNMGHNKLDALAELDTRLPLLSLHSLALHSNQLRTATVLLPLCALAATLKHIQVFRNPFTLVQSGPKANIRNTVNSGRADLPGGGLDESMWWRPFLLWLCPLLVTVDHAEFTASERRVAAIMLFRENGSLSRSRMEYMNLQRKDDLEAYLRRNSEFATPPQDAMAIIDNIERQEESLQEYSGVAWDSDAEGAGQVVVPSSRMNPSGIRGAAPAPRHSNGTLSTSPNMYPDPAPLEVVGSPPPGTTSMAQFSYGAGGAASRSPSGARVVVVAPETLFTVNPSSSGVLNTNHNHQRAHSASMMNVVRALQRKLRSVEEVVAVLWHADLSRRTRAAIVIQRVMRGALARMHLSEEDAESCRFIRYQLQQVTAASAVQAAHVASGAAAQATVGGAGGNGGGSAATRGVNQRHPSLGLVADTGSNMQEVLVSMRSLQEVMSSMWADLEEYRAMADREQRRAAVLIQRYYRGYRARCEYGRAFKHHRSLEPPPSSCPAACRCALETASLQEEVNELRSEVRELRVLLHQTTRQQRLAAYDDPELAMDEIIRKHEQRSDADILAEPTYYRRSNISSRSPRDMSNLIERAVDGSASEKKAAEDIDHDSYQPMANDGDDDGTTRTLETNDGQLSVSAALSHRVPVTMPQSPELTSPLDSMSSKQCASMQTACITKLRPNSGSIVSARQVGKE; encoded by the coding sequence ATGCTCACCCCGATCCATGGCGTGATGGACTTGTCCTTTGCCCCTGGCAAGGATCAAGAGCTGTCCGATCTGCCGTTTGAGAGGTCAATGTTGCAGGAGCTGGCGCCAGAGGAGGTGCGTGAGTTGAACGTGACGCATGCGCAGGTGCTCAGCCTCACCTCTGCCCCTGGCGCCCTCATCAACGATGTGCTGCGGTACGTCACAGTGCTACACGCGGCACACAACCATGTTAGCAGTCTTCACGGCATCGAGGCATTTACCTCGCTTGAAGTGCTCGACCTCAGCCACAACTACCTCCGGGTCGTGGACGCACATGGGGCATCGCTGCTCAGAacgctgaagcagctgcgcacggTAGATTTTTCGTACAACAGCATGAGCCTGCTCGATCTGAACGTCTCTGTCGGGGCGCCTTCCTCGCGCCTCTCCGGGGTAAGCGCAGGTGCGACTCCTGCGTTTTCCACGAGCATCCCCGGTGGTGGCAACGGGCGCCTTTCCTTCGCTGCCGACTCATCCGACGGTTTTCTGTCTCTGACGGCGATAAACCTATCGCACAACGCATTTTTAGACTTGCCAGACCTGCGCAGTGCACCGTATCTGCAGGTGCTGAACATGGGCCACAACAAGCTGGACGCCCTCGCCGAGCTCGACACCCGCCTGCCGCTTCTCTCGCTGCACTCACTCGCGTTGCACTCGAATCAGCTACGGACCGCtacggtgctgctgcccttgtgCGCCCTGGCGGCCACGCTCAAGCACATACAGGTCTTTCGCAACCCATTCACGCTTGTGCAAAGTGGCCCAAAGGCAAACATTAGAAACACCGTCAATAGCGGACGCGCCGACCTGCCGGGGGGTGGACTGGATGAGTCGATGTGGTGGCGCCCCTTCCTGCTGTGGCTCTGCCCGCTGCTCGTCACTGTTGACCACGCGGAGTTCACGGCGAGTGAGCGGCGAGTGGCGGCCATCATGCTGTTCCGAGAGAACGGCTCCCTCTCCAGGTCTCGTATGGAGTACATGAACCTGCAGCGGAAGGACGACCTGGAGGCGTACCTGCGGCGCAACAGCGAGTTCGCCACGCCCCCACAGGATGCCATGGCCATCATAGACAACATTGAGCGACAGGAGGAGAGCCTGCAGGAGTACTCGGGCGTCGCGTGGGACAGCGACGCTGAGGGGGCCGGAcaggtggtggtgcccaGCTCCCGCATGAACCCCTCCGGGATTCGCGgggcggcaccagcgcccCGCCACTCCAACGGCACCCTGAGCACATCACCGAACATGTACCCTGATCCCGCCCCACTGGAAGTTGTTGGGTCACCCCCTCCAGGGACGACGTCGATGGCGCAGTTCTCGTACGGCGcagggggtgcggcgagtCGATCCCCATCTGGCGCTCGTGTTGTGGTGGTTGCCCCGGAAACACTGTTCACCGTGAACCCTAGCTCCAGTGGCGTGCTAAACACAAACCACAACCACCAGCGCGCCCACTCGGCCTCCATGATGAACGTTGTCCGGGCGCTACAAAGGAAACTGCGGTCAgtagaggaggtggtggcggtgctgtggcACGCTGACCTGTCGCGACGCACCAGGGCCGCCATCGTCATTCAGCGCGTCATGCGCGGCGCGTTGGCGCGCATGCACCTATCCGAGGAGGATGCGGAGAGCTGTCGCTTCATTCGATACCAGCTGCAACAGGTGACTGCCGCCTCGGCTGTACAGGCGGCACACGTCGCcagcggagcagcagcacaggcgaccgttggtggcgctggcggcaaTGGCGGTGGTAGCGCAGCAACGAGAGGTGTGAATCAGCGTCACCCGTCGTTGGGGCTGGTAGCGGACACCGGCTCAAACATGCAGGAGGTTCTCGTCTCCATGCGTAGCCTGCAGGAGGTGATGAGCAGCATGTGGGCCGATCTTGAGGAGTATCGCGCGATGGCGGAccgtgagcagcggcgcgctgctgtgctcATTCAGCGGTACTACCGCGGTTACCGTGCACGCTGTGAGTACGGGCGAGCTTTCAAACATCACCGCTCACTGGAACCACCTCCGTCGTCGTGCCCCGCCGCATGTCGCTGCGCTTTGGAAACCGCCTCtctgcaggaggaggtgaatGAGCTGCGCAGCGAGGTGAGGGAGCTTCGTGTGCTTCTCCACCAGACgacgcgccagcagcgactggCCGCATACGACGACCCGGAGCTGGCGATGGACGAAATCATCCGCAAGCACGAGCAGCGAAGCGACGCCGATATACTTGCTGAGCCGACGTACTACCGGCGCTCAAACATCAGCAGCCGATCTCCCAGAGACATGTCAAACCTCATCGAGCGAGCAGTTGACGGCAGCGCGTCagagaagaaggcggcggaggacatCGACCACGATTCATACCAGCCGATGGCGaacgatggcgacgacgacggcaccaCGAGGACGCTGGAAACAAACGACGGTCAACTTTCGGTAAGCGCAGCGCTGTCACATAGGGTGCCGGTGACCATGCCACAATCACCCGAGCTGACCTCTCCATTAGACAGCATGTCTTCGAAACAATGCGCATCAATGCAGACGGCGTGCATCACGAAGTTACGGCCGAACTCGGGGAGCATAGTGAGCGCTAGGCAGGTTGGCAAGGAGTAG